In a single window of the Agrobacterium fabrum str. C58 genome:
- the topA gene encoding type I DNA topoisomerase, which translates to MNVVVVESPAKAKTINKYLGSGYKVLASFGHVRDLPAKDGSVLPDQDFEMSWEVDSASAKRMKDIADAVKSSDGLFLATDPDREGEAISWHVLDLLKKKRVLGDKPVKRVVFNAITKKAVLDAMANPRDIDVPLVDAYLARRALDYLVGFNLSPVLWRKLPGARSAGRVQSVALRLVCDRESEIERFVSEEYWNISALLKTPRGDEFEAKLVSADGKRLQSRGIKTGEDANRLKALLEGATYVVDTVEAKPVKRNPGPPFTTSTLQQAASSRMGFGASRTMQVAQKLYEGIDIGGETVGLITYMRTDGVQIAPEAIDAARLAIGEQFGERYVPEKARFYSTKAKNAQEAHEAIRPTDFTRTPDQVKRYLDADQLRLYDLIWKRGIASQMASAEIERTTVEILADKNGEKAGLRAVGSVIRFDGFIAAYTDQKEDGEQSDDGDDEGRLPQINARENLAKQKINASQHFTEPPPRYSEASLIKKMEELGIGRPSTYAATLKTLSDREYIVIDKRKLIPHSRGRLVTAFLESFFTKYVEYDFTAALEEKLDRISAGELDWKQVLRDFWKDFFAQIEDTKELRVTNVLDALNEVLAPLVFPKREDGSDPRICQVCGTGNLSLKLGKYGAFVGCSNYPECNYTRQLTSDGAEADAAASNEPKALGADPMTGEELTLRSGRFGPYIQRGDGKEAKRSSLPKGWKPEDIDHEKALALINLPRDIGKHPETGKMISAGLGRYGPFLLHDGSYANLESIEDVFSIGLNRAVTVIAEKQAKGPGRSGTPAALKELGDHPDGGAITVRDGRYGAYVNWGKVNATIPKGQDPASVTLDESLVLIAERIAKTGTGGKPAKAKKTTAKKADGEAAAKPKATKAKAATKSKAAAKPKAAAKTKKAAE; encoded by the coding sequence ATGAATGTCGTTGTCGTAGAATCTCCTGCCAAAGCCAAGACGATCAACAAGTATCTTGGTTCAGGCTATAAGGTTCTTGCATCCTTTGGTCACGTCAGAGACCTTCCCGCCAAGGACGGATCGGTGCTGCCCGACCAGGATTTCGAAATGTCCTGGGAAGTCGACAGCGCATCTGCCAAACGCATGAAGGATATTGCCGATGCGGTAAAATCCTCTGATGGCCTTTTTCTCGCAACCGACCCTGATCGCGAAGGTGAGGCCATTTCCTGGCACGTTCTCGATCTTTTGAAGAAGAAGCGCGTTCTCGGCGACAAGCCGGTGAAGCGCGTGGTCTTCAACGCCATCACCAAGAAGGCGGTTCTGGACGCCATGGCGAACCCGCGCGACATCGACGTGCCGCTGGTCGACGCCTATCTCGCCCGCCGTGCACTCGATTATCTCGTCGGTTTCAACCTCTCTCCCGTTCTGTGGCGCAAGCTGCCGGGCGCGCGTTCCGCCGGCCGTGTGCAGTCGGTTGCGCTGCGTCTTGTCTGCGACCGTGAATCCGAGATCGAGCGTTTCGTCTCCGAAGAATATTGGAACATCAGCGCGCTTTTGAAGACACCGCGCGGTGACGAGTTCGAGGCGAAGCTGGTTTCGGCCGACGGCAAGCGGCTGCAAAGCCGCGGGATCAAGACCGGCGAAGATGCAAACCGGCTGAAGGCGCTGCTGGAAGGCGCGACCTATGTTGTCGACACGGTCGAGGCGAAGCCCGTCAAGCGTAATCCCGGCCCGCCCTTCACCACCTCGACGCTTCAGCAGGCTGCGTCTTCGCGCATGGGCTTTGGTGCCTCGCGGACGATGCAGGTGGCGCAGAAGCTTTATGAAGGCATCGATATCGGCGGAGAAACCGTCGGCCTTATCACCTATATGCGTACCGACGGCGTACAGATAGCACCGGAGGCGATCGATGCCGCCCGCCTCGCCATCGGCGAGCAGTTCGGTGAGCGTTACGTGCCGGAAAAGGCGCGTTTCTACTCCACCAAGGCCAAGAACGCCCAGGAAGCGCACGAAGCGATCCGCCCGACTGATTTCACGCGCACACCGGACCAGGTGAAGCGTTATCTCGATGCCGACCAGCTGCGCCTTTACGACCTGATCTGGAAGCGCGGTATTGCCAGCCAGATGGCGTCCGCAGAGATCGAGCGAACAACGGTCGAAATCCTCGCGGACAAGAACGGTGAAAAGGCCGGCCTGCGCGCCGTCGGTTCCGTCATCCGGTTCGACGGCTTCATTGCCGCCTATACCGACCAGAAGGAAGATGGCGAGCAGAGCGACGATGGTGACGATGAAGGCCGTCTGCCGCAGATCAATGCGCGCGAAAATCTCGCCAAGCAGAAGATCAATGCCAGCCAGCATTTCACCGAACCGCCGCCGCGTTATTCGGAAGCCTCGCTGATCAAGAAGATGGAAGAGCTCGGCATCGGCCGCCCTTCCACCTATGCCGCGACGCTGAAGACGCTGAGCGACCGCGAATATATCGTCATAGACAAGCGCAAGCTTATCCCGCATTCACGCGGACGACTGGTGACGGCTTTCCTGGAGAGCTTTTTCACCAAATATGTCGAATACGATTTCACCGCAGCACTCGAAGAAAAGCTCGACCGCATTTCCGCCGGCGAGCTGGACTGGAAGCAGGTGCTGCGCGATTTCTGGAAGGATTTCTTCGCGCAGATCGAAGATACCAAGGAACTGCGCGTCACCAACGTGCTCGACGCGTTGAACGAGGTTCTGGCACCGCTGGTCTTCCCCAAGCGCGAGGATGGATCGGATCCGCGCATCTGTCAGGTTTGCGGCACCGGCAATCTTTCGCTGAAGCTCGGCAAATACGGCGCTTTCGTCGGTTGCTCCAACTATCCGGAATGCAATTACACCCGCCAGCTCACCTCCGATGGTGCGGAAGCGGATGCTGCGGCCTCTAACGAGCCGAAAGCACTCGGTGCCGATCCGATGACCGGCGAGGAGCTCACGCTTCGCTCCGGCCGTTTCGGACCCTATATCCAGCGCGGCGACGGCAAGGAAGCCAAGCGTTCATCGCTGCCCAAGGGTTGGAAGCCTGAGGATATCGACCACGAAAAGGCGCTGGCGCTCATCAACCTGCCGCGCGATATCGGCAAGCATCCGGAAACTGGCAAAATGATCTCTGCCGGTCTCGGCCGTTACGGACCCTTCCTTCTGCATGACGGTTCCTATGCGAACCTCGAAAGCATCGAAGACGTGTTCTCGATCGGCCTCAACCGCGCCGTGACCGTCATTGCCGAAAAGCAAGCCAAGGGACCGGGCCGCAGCGGCACGCCGGCGGCGCTGAAAGAACTGGGCGACCATCCCGATGGCGGTGCCATCACCGTCCGCGACGGGCGTTATGGCGCTTACGTCAACTGGGGCAAGGTCAATGCCACCATTCCGAAGGGGCAGGACCCGGCCTCAGTGACTCTGGACGAGTCGCTGGTGCTGATCGCCGAGCGCATCGCCAAGACCGGCACCGGCGGCAAGCCCGCCAAGGCCAAGAAGACCACCGCTAAGAAGGCCGATGGTGAGGCAGCGGCAAAGCCGAAAGCCACCAAGGCCAAGGCGGCAACCAAGAGCAAGGCGGCCGCCAAGCCGAAGGCAGCGGCCAAAACCAAGAAGGCAGCAGAGTGA
- the dprA gene encoding DNA-processing protein DprA, whose protein sequence is MPHEETTRQGIELSARQRVAWLRLIRSDNIGPVTFRELINHFGSAEKALDALPELSKHGGSSRRLRIATPSEAEGEIETAEKFGARFIGIGEPDYPPALRQMDGAPPLIAMKGSADAATRACVGIVGSRNASINGAKFAAMLARDCGRAGYSIASGLARGIDAAAHRASLATGTVAMLAGGLDRPYPQENFGLLQDIYDQGGATISEMPFGWEPRARDFPRRNRLIAGVSLGVVIVEAAERSGSLITARLAGEAGRLVFAVPGSPLDARCEGTNRLIKEGAMLTTGAADILEALRPLMEPQLPYDCKIEEPRSDEEMSPPGDDERSVIASALGPSPVEIDDIIRHTGFSAAAVHLVLLELDIAGRLNRHAGGRVSLFVAD, encoded by the coding sequence ATGCCGCATGAGGAAACGACACGGCAGGGCATAGAGCTTTCCGCGCGGCAGCGGGTCGCATGGCTGAGGCTCATTCGCAGCGACAATATCGGCCCCGTTACCTTCCGCGAACTCATCAATCATTTCGGCAGCGCCGAAAAGGCGCTGGATGCCCTGCCCGAGCTTTCAAAGCACGGCGGCTCTTCGCGCCGCTTGCGGATCGCCACGCCGTCGGAGGCGGAAGGTGAAATCGAAACGGCCGAAAAATTCGGTGCGCGTTTCATCGGTATCGGCGAACCGGATTATCCGCCTGCCCTGCGGCAGATGGATGGCGCGCCGCCGCTGATCGCCATGAAGGGATCGGCGGATGCGGCGACAAGAGCCTGCGTCGGCATCGTCGGTTCGCGCAACGCGTCCATCAACGGCGCGAAATTCGCCGCCATGCTGGCACGCGACTGTGGGCGTGCCGGTTATTCAATCGCATCAGGACTGGCGCGCGGCATCGATGCGGCCGCGCACCGGGCAAGCCTTGCAACCGGCACGGTGGCGATGCTGGCCGGCGGTCTCGACCGCCCCTACCCGCAGGAAAATTTCGGGCTTTTGCAGGACATATACGATCAGGGCGGCGCGACGATCAGCGAAATGCCCTTTGGCTGGGAACCGCGCGCCCGCGATTTCCCGCGCCGCAACCGGTTGATCGCGGGCGTTTCGCTCGGCGTCGTCATCGTGGAGGCGGCAGAGCGTTCGGGTTCGCTGATTACGGCGCGGCTTGCCGGCGAAGCGGGTCGTCTGGTTTTTGCCGTGCCCGGCTCCCCGCTCGATGCACGCTGCGAAGGTACCAACCGGCTGATCAAGGAAGGCGCCATGCTGACCACGGGCGCTGCCGATATTCTCGAAGCACTGCGACCACTGATGGAGCCGCAATTGCCCTATGACTGCAAGATCGAGGAACCGCGCTCCGACGAAGAAATGTCACCGCCCGGAGATGATGAGCGCAGCGTCATCGCTTCCGCACTCGGCCCCTCGCCCGTCGAGATTGACGACATCATCCGCCATACGGGCTTTTCCGCGGCCGCGGTTCATCTGGTACTGCTGGAGCTCGATATAGCCGGGCGTCTAAACCGGCATGCCGGGGGGCGTGTTTCGCTGTTCGTCGCGGATTGA
- the plsY gene encoding glycerol-3-phosphate 1-O-acyltransferase PlsY translates to MSALTDWQTAPALLALAALIGYLLGSIPFGLILTRMAGLGDVRKIGSGNIGATNVLRTGNKKLAAATLLLDALKGTAAVLVANALWGYEASLVAGFFAFLGHLFPVWLGFKGGKGVAVYIGVLLGAAPLMMLAFALIWLATAFITRYSSLSALLAMLIIPVALWVLGPEKTAMLVTLLSVISWWKHRENIRRLMAGTESRIGQKG, encoded by the coding sequence ATGAGTGCTTTGACTGACTGGCAGACGGCGCCTGCCCTTCTCGCGCTGGCAGCGCTGATCGGCTATCTGCTTGGCTCCATCCCCTTCGGCCTCATCCTCACCCGCATGGCGGGGCTGGGCGACGTGCGCAAGATCGGTTCGGGCAATATCGGCGCCACCAATGTGCTGCGCACCGGCAACAAGAAACTCGCCGCCGCGACCCTGCTCCTCGACGCACTCAAGGGCACGGCGGCGGTTCTGGTCGCCAATGCGCTCTGGGGTTACGAGGCCTCGCTGGTCGCGGGTTTCTTTGCCTTTCTCGGCCACCTGTTTCCGGTGTGGCTCGGCTTCAAGGGCGGCAAGGGCGTCGCCGTCTATATCGGCGTCCTGCTTGGCGCGGCACCGCTGATGATGCTGGCCTTCGCGCTGATCTGGCTCGCAACCGCGTTCATCACCCGCTACTCCTCGCTGTCGGCGCTGCTGGCCATGCTGATCATTCCCGTCGCGCTCTGGGTGCTCGGACCTGAAAAGACGGCGATGCTGGTGACGCTGCTCAGCGTGATTTCCTGGTGGAAACATCGCGAAAATATCAGGCGTCTTATGGCCGGCACCGAAAGCAGGATCGGTCAAAAGGGCTGA
- a CDS encoding dihydroorotase translates to MSAVTVLKNLRIVDPSRNLDETGSIVIGADGTILAAGKDAHNQGAPDGATVRDCTGIVAVPGLVDARVFVGEPGGEHRETIESASRAAAAGGVTSIIVMPDTDPVIDDIALVEYVKKTARDKAIVNVHPAAALTKGLRGEEMTEFGMLKEAGAVAFTNGRKALSDTLVLRRAMTYARELGAVIALETRDKYIGGGDMNEGLFASWLGLSGVPKEAEIIPLERDLRIAGLTQAIYHAAKISVPESAEAIRIARQRGVKATCGISINHLTLNENDIGEYRTFFKLSPPLRAEDDRKAMVEALKDGTIDIIVSSHDPQDVDTKRLPFSDAASGAVGLETMLAAALRLYHSGEVPLMRLIDALSTRPAKIFGLDAGTLKAGAKADITLIDLDEPWLVARDQLVSKSKNTPFEDARFSGRAVATYVAGKAVHSLA, encoded by the coding sequence ATGAGTGCCGTTACCGTTCTCAAGAACCTCCGAATCGTCGACCCCTCCCGCAATCTGGATGAGACCGGCAGTATCGTCATCGGAGCCGATGGCACCATTCTCGCCGCCGGCAAGGATGCGCACAATCAAGGCGCGCCTGATGGTGCGACGGTGCGCGACTGCACGGGTATCGTGGCCGTTCCCGGTCTGGTGGATGCCCGCGTCTTTGTCGGCGAACCCGGCGGCGAACACCGCGAGACCATCGAATCCGCCTCGCGCGCGGCAGCGGCCGGCGGTGTCACCAGCATCATCGTGATGCCGGACACCGATCCTGTAATCGATGACATCGCGCTGGTCGAATATGTGAAGAAGACGGCCCGCGACAAGGCAATCGTCAATGTCCACCCGGCAGCGGCCCTGACCAAGGGCCTCCGCGGCGAGGAAATGACCGAGTTCGGCATGTTGAAGGAAGCCGGTGCGGTGGCCTTCACCAATGGCCGCAAGGCGCTTTCCGACACGCTGGTGCTGCGCCGCGCCATGACCTATGCCCGCGAACTGGGGGCTGTGATCGCGCTGGAGACCCGCGATAAATATATCGGCGGTGGTGATATGAACGAGGGGCTTTTTGCAAGCTGGCTCGGGCTGTCAGGTGTTCCGAAGGAAGCCGAGATCATTCCGCTGGAGCGTGACCTGCGCATTGCCGGCCTGACGCAGGCGATCTACCACGCCGCCAAGATTTCCGTACCGGAATCGGCAGAGGCGATCCGTATCGCCCGGCAGCGGGGTGTGAAAGCCACTTGTGGCATTTCCATTAATCATCTGACGCTCAACGAAAACGATATCGGCGAATACCGTACCTTCTTTAAGCTCTCGCCGCCGCTGCGCGCCGAAGACGACCGCAAGGCGATGGTGGAGGCGCTGAAGGACGGCACGATCGATATCATAGTTTCTTCGCATGACCCGCAGGATGTCGATACCAAGCGCCTGCCGTTTTCGGATGCGGCGAGCGGCGCGGTGGGGCTGGAAACCATGCTGGCGGCGGCGCTGCGCCTCTACCACAGTGGCGAAGTTCCGCTGATGCGGCTGATCGATGCGCTTTCCACCCGCCCGGCGAAGATATTCGGTCTCGACGCTGGAACGCTTAAAGCCGGTGCGAAGGCCGATATCACGCTGATCGATCTCGATGAGCCATGGCTCGTGGCACGCGACCAACTGGTGTCGAAATCCAAGAATACGCCGTTCGAGGATGCCCGCTTCAGCGGCCGTGCTGTGGCCACTTATGTGGCTGGCAAAGCCGTTCATTCCTTGGCATAA
- a CDS encoding aspartate carbamoyltransferase catalytic subunit, giving the protein MVFFPHRHLLGIKGLSHQDITLLLDKADEAVKISRQREKKTSTLRGLTQINLFFEASTRTQSSFELAGKRLGADVMNMSVGNSSVKKGETLIDTAMTLNAMRPDVLVVRHSSAGAAALLAQKVACSVVNAGDGQHEHPTQALLDALTIRRAKGELSGITVAICGDVLHSRVARSNIILLNQMGARVRVVAPATLLPSGIRDMSVEVFNDMKEGLKNADVVMMLRLQRERMSGSFVPSVREYFHYYGLDAEKLKAAKEDALVMHPGPMNRGVEIASEVADGPQSVIESQVEMGVAVRMAVMETLLVSQNQGERV; this is encoded by the coding sequence ATGGTCTTCTTCCCCCATCGCCATCTCCTCGGCATCAAGGGGCTTTCCCATCAGGATATCACCCTGCTTCTCGATAAAGCCGACGAGGCGGTGAAAATCAGCCGTCAGCGCGAGAAAAAGACCTCGACGCTGCGAGGCCTGACGCAGATCAACCTGTTCTTTGAAGCCTCGACGCGCACGCAATCCTCCTTCGAGCTGGCCGGAAAGCGCCTCGGCGCAGACGTGATGAATATGTCGGTCGGCAATTCCTCGGTGAAGAAGGGCGAAACGCTGATCGATACCGCGATGACGCTGAACGCCATGCGCCCGGATGTGCTGGTGGTTCGCCATTCGTCGGCAGGTGCCGCAGCGCTGCTGGCACAAAAGGTCGCCTGCTCCGTGGTCAATGCCGGGGACGGCCAGCATGAGCACCCGACACAGGCGCTGCTGGATGCGCTGACCATCCGCCGCGCCAAGGGCGAGCTTTCGGGTATCACGGTGGCGATCTGCGGTGACGTGCTGCATTCGCGCGTCGCCCGCTCCAATATCATTCTGCTCAACCAGATGGGTGCGCGCGTGCGGGTCGTCGCCCCCGCCACGCTTCTTCCCTCCGGTATCCGCGACATGAGCGTGGAAGTCTTCAACGACATGAAGGAAGGGCTGAAGAATGCCGATGTGGTGATGATGCTGCGCCTGCAGCGTGAGCGCATGTCCGGCTCCTTCGTGCCTTCGGTGCGCGAATATTTCCACTATTACGGTCTCGACGCCGAAAAGCTGAAAGCGGCGAAGGAAGATGCGCTGGTCATGCATCCCGGTCCGATGAACCGTGGCGTGGAAATCGCCTCCGAAGTGGCGGACGGTCCGCAGAGCGTCATCGAAAGCCAGGTGGAAATGGGGGTTGCCGTGCGCATGGCCGTCATGGAAACCCTGCTTGTCTCGCAAAACCAGGGTGAGCGCGTATGA
- a CDS encoding acyl-CoA dehydrogenase family protein, translating to MTQNSRTEETLAELNQPSLWSGINAYRSDPLIVDLTSGLSRNLRDEYDQLGRYVTSHEAQELARMANQGVPQLHTHGPRGERLDQVEFHPAWHALMRRSMSSGLHSSVWENSPDTRGSEHKARATKFYLTSQLEAGHLCPLTMTSASVAAIMTSPRVQKEWMPKILSRKYDSAQKPALQKTAVTVGMGMTEKQGGTDVRANRTTAERVGEGIYRLSGHKWFLSAPMSDGFVMLAQMGDGMGCFLVPRYLEDGSKNGLHFQRLKDKLGNRSNASAEVEFTDAFGYLLGDPGSGIRTILDMVTLTRLDCALASAGMMRASLAEAVHFARGRSVFGKMLVSQPIMTRVLADMALDVAAATALSFRLATAFDAARNNPAEAAYARVMTPIVKYWCCKIAPALIYEAMECLGGNGYVEERPIARHYREAPVNAIWEGSGNVMALDVLRVLQRGKDLFDLVFQTLERDLGPAGKKTTDVLRAAIALAERDEGAARLLVEQFALAAAAAELCRLGAGKIADAFLETRLAGGWRHTYGMLDSRFDPNYIIDLLYPPAS from the coding sequence ATGACCCAGAATTCCCGGACAGAAGAAACGCTCGCCGAACTGAACCAGCCTAGCCTCTGGTCCGGTATCAACGCCTATCGTTCCGATCCGTTGATCGTCGATCTCACCTCCGGCCTGTCGCGCAATCTGAGGGACGAGTACGACCAGCTCGGCCGTTACGTTACCTCGCATGAGGCGCAGGAACTGGCGCGGATGGCCAATCAGGGCGTGCCGCAGCTGCATACCCACGGCCCGCGCGGCGAACGTCTCGACCAGGTGGAATTCCATCCCGCCTGGCATGCGCTGATGCGCCGTTCCATGTCATCAGGCCTGCATTCCAGCGTCTGGGAGAATTCCCCCGATACGCGCGGGAGTGAGCATAAGGCCCGCGCCACGAAATTCTACCTCACCTCGCAGCTGGAGGCAGGGCATCTCTGCCCGCTGACCATGACGAGCGCCTCGGTTGCCGCCATCATGACCTCGCCGCGGGTGCAGAAGGAGTGGATGCCGAAGATCCTGTCGCGCAAATATGACAGCGCGCAGAAACCGGCCCTGCAAAAAACCGCCGTCACCGTTGGCATGGGCATGACGGAAAAGCAGGGCGGCACGGATGTACGTGCCAACCGCACCACGGCCGAGCGCGTGGGCGAGGGTATCTATCGCCTCTCCGGCCACAAGTGGTTCCTTTCTGCGCCAATGAGCGACGGTTTCGTGATGCTCGCCCAGATGGGCGACGGCATGGGCTGCTTCCTGGTGCCGCGTTATCTTGAAGACGGTTCGAAGAACGGCCTGCATTTCCAGCGTCTGAAAGACAAACTCGGCAACCGCTCCAATGCGTCGGCCGAAGTCGAGTTCACCGATGCCTTCGGTTATCTGCTCGGCGATCCCGGCAGCGGTATCCGCACCATCCTCGACATGGTGACGTTGACGCGGCTCGATTGTGCGCTGGCGTCTGCTGGCATGATGCGCGCCTCGCTTGCCGAAGCCGTGCATTTTGCCCGCGGCCGCTCAGTGTTCGGAAAAATGCTGGTCAGCCAGCCGATCATGACTCGCGTTCTCGCCGACATGGCGCTGGATGTGGCGGCTGCCACGGCGCTCTCTTTCCGGCTGGCAACGGCCTTCGACGCCGCCCGCAACAATCCGGCAGAAGCCGCGTATGCGCGGGTCATGACGCCCATCGTCAAATACTGGTGCTGCAAGATCGCGCCAGCGCTTATCTATGAGGCCATGGAATGCCTTGGCGGCAACGGTTATGTGGAAGAGCGGCCGATTGCCCGTCACTACCGCGAAGCGCCGGTTAACGCCATCTGGGAAGGCTCCGGCAACGTCATGGCGCTGGATGTGCTGCGGGTTCTTCAGCGCGGCAAGGACCTGTTCGATCTCGTCTTCCAGACGCTGGAGCGCGATCTCGGACCTGCCGGCAAGAAGACCACCGATGTGTTGCGCGCCGCGATCGCCCTTGCAGAACGCGATGAAGGGGCGGCTCGCCTGCTGGTGGAGCAGTTCGCGCTTGCGGCCGCTGCCGCCGAGCTTTGCCGGCTCGGTGCCGGCAAGATCGCCGATGCCTTCCTCGAAACCCGTCTCGCAGGTGGCTGGAGGCACACTTATGGCATGCTCGATTCCCGCTTCGATCCGAATTATATAATCGATTTATTGTATCCGCCCGCATCCTGA
- a CDS encoding GNAT family N-acetyltransferase: protein MLTFRSARPEDEDALYAISLATGDAGQDATPLYNDGRMVGHIYSVPYLRLWPDAVFVAEDEEGVCGYIAGALDTVLHEQRLEQEWWPHLRALYPDPGGDPQTWDADQRRAHFIHHPRNTPSWLTDPFPAHIHMNLLPRTQGKGGGTRLLSRWLDMARQNNVYGIHLGASERNHAGMRFWETRGFKHLDSHETPGSVWFGMALE, encoded by the coding sequence ATGCTGACCTTCCGCTCCGCTCGCCCAGAAGATGAAGACGCGCTTTACGCCATAAGCCTTGCCACCGGCGATGCCGGGCAGGATGCCACCCCGCTCTACAATGATGGCCGTATGGTGGGGCATATCTATTCCGTGCCCTATCTGCGTCTCTGGCCCGATGCCGTTTTCGTGGCCGAGGATGAGGAGGGTGTCTGCGGTTACATCGCCGGCGCGCTCGATACAGTTTTGCACGAGCAACGGCTGGAGCAGGAGTGGTGGCCGCATCTGCGCGCCCTTTATCCCGATCCCGGCGGCGACCCGCAGACATGGGACGCCGACCAGCGCCGCGCCCATTTCATCCATCATCCGCGCAACACGCCCTCCTGGCTTACCGATCCCTTTCCGGCCCATATCCACATGAACCTCCTGCCGCGCACGCAGGGCAAGGGCGGCGGCACCCGGCTTCTGTCCCGATGGCTCGACATGGCGAGACAGAACAACGTCTACGGCATCCACCTCGGCGCCAGCGAACGCAACCATGCCGGCATGCGCTTTTGGGAAACCCGCGGCTTCAAACACCTCGACAGCCACGAAACGCCTGGCAGCGTCTGGTTTGGCATGGCTTTGGAGTGA
- a CDS encoding type II toxin-antitoxin system ParD family antitoxin: protein MPTRNVVLTQHHEEIIDDLVKSGRYQNASEVLREGLRLIERRERLEATRLETLKVAAQQGFCDLDQGRYIDVSDDALDDFISAFGREAEVRLTKSDDK, encoded by the coding sequence ATGCCAACGCGTAACGTCGTCCTGACACAGCATCACGAAGAGATCATAGACGATCTCGTCAAATCCGGCCGCTATCAAAACGCCAGTGAAGTGCTGCGTGAAGGCTTACGGTTAATTGAGAGGCGAGAGCGTCTTGAGGCAACCAGACTGGAAACCCTGAAGGTCGCGGCGCAACAGGGCTTCTGCGACCTTGACCAGGGACGTTATATCGATGTTTCGGATGATGCCCTTGACGATTTCATTTCCGCTTTCGGGCGCGAGGCTGAAGTGCGCCTGACCAAGTCCGATGACAAATGA
- a CDS encoding type II toxin-antitoxin system RelE/ParE family toxin: protein MTTYRLSDAAQSDIIEILGWTHATFGAAARKRYEKLLATALRDVAVDPLRAGTNIRAELGEDVRSYHLRYSRERAKSETGLVKNPRHLLLYRALRPGLVGVGRVLHDSMEIERHLPDDYGDITF, encoded by the coding sequence ATGACGACGTATCGTCTGTCCGATGCCGCACAATCGGACATCATTGAAATTCTTGGATGGACACACGCGACGTTTGGAGCTGCAGCGAGAAAACGCTACGAAAAGTTGCTTGCAACTGCGTTGCGTGATGTTGCTGTTGATCCGCTACGCGCCGGCACGAATATTCGCGCTGAACTTGGTGAAGACGTGCGTAGCTACCACCTGCGTTATAGTCGCGAGCGGGCAAAAAGCGAAACGGGCCTCGTTAAAAATCCGAGGCATCTGTTACTCTATCGTGCACTACGACCCGGTTTGGTGGGTGTCGGCCGCGTTCTTCACGATTCGATGGAAATCGAGCGCCATCTTCCGGACGATTATGGTGATATTACTTTCTGA
- a CDS encoding TetR/AcrR family transcriptional regulator, with the protein MLATAEAISADRPEKRIKDRAQTEKAIFNAARTLLAEEGFQGFGINAVARRAGCDKQLIYRYFGGLDGLIEAIGEDLGSWVKDRIPEDTGGMFLLTYGDLMEKLALYFIDALRSDPLVCKIIAWEVSDGSPQVRQLAEARAKSLGKWLERMRGSLAAPKGVDTAAVNAVLFAAIQHLVISAATSGQFAGVPLKSDKDWDKITTAVKRLVRGVYG; encoded by the coding sequence ATGCTGGCGACCGCAGAGGCGATTTCAGCCGACAGACCGGAAAAGCGCATCAAGGATCGTGCTCAGACCGAGAAGGCGATTTTTAATGCCGCCCGGACGCTGCTTGCCGAAGAGGGGTTCCAGGGGTTTGGCATCAATGCCGTCGCTCGCCGCGCCGGCTGCGACAAGCAACTCATCTATCGATATTTCGGCGGCCTTGATGGTTTGATCGAGGCGATCGGCGAGGATCTCGGCTCCTGGGTCAAGGATCGTATTCCCGAAGACACCGGCGGCATGTTTCTGCTGACCTACGGCGATCTCATGGAAAAGCTGGCGCTTTATTTTATCGATGCGCTGCGCAGCGACCCGCTCGTCTGCAAGATCATTGCCTGGGAAGTCTCGGATGGTTCGCCGCAGGTCCGCCAGCTGGCCGAAGCTCGAGCCAAGTCGCTGGGCAAATGGCTGGAGCGCATGCGCGGCTCGCTTGCGGCTCCCAAGGGCGTAGATACCGCTGCCGTCAACGCCGTATTGTTTGCCGCCATCCAGCATCTCGTCATTTCCGCGGCCACCAGCGGCCAGTTTGCCGGCGTGCCGCTCAAATCCGATAAGGACTGGGATAAAATCACCACCGCCGTCAAAAGGCTGGTGCGCGGCGTTTACGGCTGA
- a CDS encoding DUF6105 family protein, with protein MKWFLILWAGPVALLGSWYWLSYYDMSFGFYMLTRQTHDLVFEIYGNILGIPPENLPPMVARAIAVDSLIVFAILAYRKRKQIAAWWQGRQSAARVSAESLSSAP; from the coding sequence ATGAAGTGGTTTTTGATCCTCTGGGCCGGCCCCGTCGCGCTGCTGGGCAGCTGGTACTGGCTGTCCTATTACGACATGAGCTTCGGCTTTTACATGCTCACGCGTCAGACCCATGACCTTGTATTCGAGATCTATGGCAATATTCTCGGCATTCCGCCGGAAAACCTGCCGCCAATGGTGGCACGCGCCATAGCGGTCGATAGCCTGATCGTTTTTGCGATCCTTGCATACCGCAAGAGAAAGCAGATCGCCGCCTGGTGGCAGGGCCGTCAGTCGGCCGCGCGGGTCAGCGCGGAAAGCCTGTCCAGCGCGCCCTGA